A genome region from Vibrio tapetis subsp. tapetis includes the following:
- a CDS encoding HI1450 family dsDNA-mimic protein, with protein MSELISYDDVIDAGYDIFLEMAPENLEPADVILFTAQFEDRGAAELVETGDDWAEQVGFDVDKEVYAEVRIGLVNEEDDVLDDVFARMLISRDPDNKFCHMLWKRD; from the coding sequence ATGTCTGAACTAATTTCTTACGATGATGTGATTGATGCAGGCTACGACATTTTTTTAGAAATGGCGCCTGAAAACCTAGAACCCGCTGACGTAATTTTGTTTACTGCGCAATTTGAAGACCGCGGTGCAGCAGAGTTAGTTGAAACTGGCGACGATTGGGCTGAGCAAGTCGGCTTTGATGTCGATAAAGAAGTCTACGCTGAAGTGCGCATTGGCCTAGTTAACGAAGAAGATGACGTATTAGACGACGTGTTTGCTCGCATGCTTATCAGCCGCGACCCAGACAACAAGTTTTGTCATATGCTTTGGAAGCGCGATTA
- the yeiP gene encoding elongation factor P-like protein YeiP — protein sequence MPRASEIKKGFAIESNGKTLLVKDIEVTTPGGRGGTKIYKMRCFEIATGVRVDERFKADEVVDTVDMFKRQVSFSYVDGDEYIFMDTEDYTQYTFKAEELEDELQFINEETQGMMVVVVNDKTAGLELPSTVELVIEETDPSIKGASASARTKPARLSTGLTVQVPEYIATGDRVVVNTAEKKYMNRA from the coding sequence ATGCCTAGGGCGAGTGAGATTAAAAAGGGTTTTGCCATTGAATCTAACGGTAAAACACTGTTAGTAAAAGACATTGAAGTAACGACACCAGGCGGCCGTGGTGGAACGAAAATTTACAAGATGCGTTGCTTTGAAATAGCAACAGGCGTACGTGTTGACGAACGTTTTAAAGCCGACGAAGTGGTTGATACGGTTGATATGTTCAAACGCCAAGTGTCTTTTTCTTATGTCGATGGCGACGAATACATCTTCATGGATACTGAAGACTACACTCAATACACGTTCAAAGCAGAAGAACTTGAAGATGAGTTACAGTTCATTAACGAAGAAACACAAGGCATGATGGTTGTGGTTGTAAACGACAAAACAGCAGGCCTTGAACTTCCTTCTACTGTTGAACTTGTGATTGAAGAAACAGACCCTTCAATTAAAGGCGCATCTGCTTCTGCTCGTACTAAACCGGCTCGTTTGTCTACTGGCCTAACGGTACAAGTGCCTGAATACATCGCTACTGGCGATCGCGTAGTGGTTAACACCGCTGAAAAGAAATACATGAACCGAGCTTAA
- a CDS encoding nucleotidyltransferase domain-containing protein — translation MNTNAAISIIDPKAPFQAEFEPVIEELKRYVAGGLGANLHSIYLFGSVARKTARIAHSNIDVVVVTQQPLSEKSTSLINTIKWRFAREYPQITGVSFQFGELSDVLSLEGIFTWGFMLRHCCVCVKGDDLSERFGEFEPSWEIAKHWNMDVEDWLSVYRNKIVRADNLDAQLKSQKLIAKKLLRASYSLIMHKDKQWIENPIECGKVFLRYYPKKKVEIQRLVILLSGKPVPKRSVIGVLDGFGEWLVKAYQKTEFRIG, via the coding sequence TTGAACACAAATGCAGCAATATCAATTATTGACCCGAAAGCTCCCTTCCAAGCGGAGTTTGAACCTGTCATAGAAGAATTAAAACGTTACGTGGCTGGTGGTCTCGGAGCAAACCTTCACAGCATCTACTTATTTGGTAGTGTCGCAAGGAAAACAGCTCGTATCGCACATTCAAATATCGATGTGGTTGTGGTTACTCAGCAGCCATTGTCGGAAAAAAGCACCAGCTTAATCAATACGATAAAATGGCGATTTGCTCGAGAGTACCCTCAAATTACTGGCGTTTCTTTTCAATTTGGTGAACTGAGCGATGTACTGAGCTTAGAGGGGATTTTTACTTGGGGTTTTATGCTCAGACATTGTTGTGTCTGCGTAAAAGGTGATGATCTGTCCGAGCGATTCGGCGAGTTTGAACCAAGCTGGGAAATTGCCAAGCATTGGAATATGGACGTAGAAGACTGGTTGTCTGTTTATCGCAATAAAATTGTTCGTGCGGACAATCTCGATGCTCAACTCAAGTCTCAAAAGTTGATTGCCAAAAAGCTGCTGCGTGCTAGTTATTCGCTGATCATGCACAAAGATAAGCAATGGATCGAAAACCCGATCGAATGCGGTAAGGTATTTTTGCGCTATTATCCAAAGAAAAAAGTCGAGATTCAACGCTTGGTGATTTTGCTTTCAGGTAAGCCTGTCCCGAAGCGCTCTGTGATTGGCGTGTTGGATGGTTTTGGTGAGTGGTTGGTTAAGGCTTATCAAAAAACTGAATTTCGAATAGGCTAA
- a CDS encoding succinylglutamate desuccinylase/aspartoacylase family protein has protein sequence MVRTRKNQSFQLLDHCIQPGKRLSFELECAKLYTHSPLSIPIEVINGKYAGPVVMVNAAIHGDELNGVEIVRQLSQSIDANKLRGTVIAVPIVNVFGFIHKSRYLPDRRDLNRCFPGSDKGSLASRMASAFFDNVALRCNYILDLHTGAIHRTNLPQIRANLSNPETLRIAKAFNTPVIVDAPLRDGSLRSEAELVGIPTLTYEAGEALRFEPISITAGLLGIKRVMQAVGMLRPSRKAYPEPIIANSTSWIRANSDGILRTVVTLGEKVVEGQTLAYISSPLGETETQIVAHKDGIVIGQQTLPLVNEGDAVFHLAYFGNKTDAAVQTLDQYIEEVNDLESDLITTGQIAPS, from the coding sequence ATGGTAAGAACTCGCAAGAATCAATCGTTTCAGCTGCTTGATCATTGCATTCAACCGGGCAAAAGGCTGTCATTCGAATTAGAATGCGCCAAATTATATACCCATTCACCACTTTCAATCCCTATTGAAGTGATCAATGGCAAATACGCAGGCCCAGTCGTAATGGTTAATGCGGCCATCCATGGTGATGAGCTTAATGGCGTTGAAATAGTACGCCAATTGTCTCAATCCATTGACGCTAACAAACTAAGAGGCACCGTTATCGCGGTGCCAATTGTGAACGTATTTGGCTTCATTCATAAATCTCGTTACCTACCTGATAGACGCGACCTCAATCGCTGCTTCCCTGGTAGTGATAAAGGCTCCTTAGCATCAAGAATGGCGAGTGCTTTTTTCGACAATGTTGCGCTGCGATGCAACTACATATTGGATCTGCATACCGGCGCGATTCACCGAACCAACTTGCCACAAATACGTGCCAATTTGAGTAATCCAGAAACACTGCGAATCGCCAAAGCGTTTAATACGCCAGTCATCGTTGATGCGCCATTAAGAGATGGTTCGTTACGAAGTGAGGCGGAATTGGTGGGCATACCGACTCTGACTTATGAAGCAGGAGAAGCTCTGCGGTTTGAGCCCATTTCAATTACTGCAGGCTTACTCGGGATTAAGCGCGTCATGCAAGCCGTGGGCATGTTAAGGCCAAGCCGAAAAGCTTACCCGGAGCCCATCATTGCAAATTCGACCAGCTGGATTCGCGCGAACAGTGACGGTATTTTAAGAACCGTTGTGACATTAGGAGAGAAAGTGGTTGAAGGTCAGACACTGGCATACATTAGCTCTCCTCTTGGAGAAACGGAGACTCAAATTGTCGCCCACAAAGATGGCATAGTCATAGGACAACAGACGTTACCTTTGGTCAACGAAGGAGACGCGGTATTCCATCTGGCTTATTTTGGTAACAAGACCGATGCTGCGGTTCAGACCTTAGATCAATACATTGAAGAAGTGAACGATTTAGAAAGCGACCTTATCACCACAGGACAAATAGCACCATCTTAG
- a CDS encoding DNA polymerase II, whose amino-acid sequence MSLPVSIQNGFVLTRQARDISGQAQIELWVSTDNGPTQLILPNQQSVLFILQSEAKLVSQLLSEVSITHTLKSLPLKTFDHQPTSAVYFSSIRSQRQAVEQLKQKDIACYEHDIRLTDRFLMERFIQGGICFSGAAQARPKYTRIVNAKCKAADYRPTLHSVSLDIECSEKGILYSIGLDSPMDSRVIMIGPPQEAETPIEWVENELQLLKALITWFERFDPDVIVGWAVVDFDFKLLMRRCEWHKLPFQIGRGKQNAHFRQSNTSNQGFITIPGRVVLDGIDTLKTATYHFRSWSLESVSQELLGEGKIIHNVHDRMDEINRMFRDDKPSLALYNLQDCKLVNRIFEHTHLLEFAIERTRLTGVELDRLGGSVAAFTNLYLPQLHRANYIAPNLQPENWLASPGGYVMDSIPNLYDSVLVLDFKSLYPSIIRSFLIDPMGLIEGLKLEVGNTPSTSVAGFRGGQFHRSAHFLPKMIQDLWAARDEAKKNNDKAFSQAIKIIMNSYYGVLGSSGCRFFDTRLASSITMRGHEIMKQTKVLIEDKGYAVIYGDTDSTFVSLNAACSQEEADKVGQALTQHINQWWTAHLLEEHGLESCIELEYETHYRKFLMPTIRGSEAGSKKRYAGLIKQQDKEKIIFKGLESARTDWTPLSQTFQQTLYDMVFHDQDPSDYIREYVLKTQAGEFNDQMIYQKRLRRKLSEYQKNIPPQVRAARMADEKNAELGRPLQYQNRGRIEYLITVNGPEPKDYLTSQIDYQHYIDKQLKPVADAILPFIGLDFESLNAPQLGLF is encoded by the coding sequence TTGAGCCTACCTGTCAGCATTCAAAACGGTTTTGTATTAACTCGCCAAGCAAGAGACATTTCAGGCCAAGCTCAAATCGAACTCTGGGTGAGTACTGATAACGGGCCAACGCAACTCATTTTACCTAACCAGCAGTCGGTTCTCTTTATTCTGCAATCAGAGGCTAAACTGGTAAGCCAACTCCTATCAGAAGTGAGCATCACCCATACGCTGAAAAGCTTGCCGCTAAAGACATTTGACCATCAACCCACCAGCGCTGTGTATTTCTCGTCAATCCGTTCACAAAGACAAGCCGTAGAACAGCTAAAGCAAAAAGACATCGCTTGTTACGAGCACGATATCCGGCTAACTGACCGTTTTTTAATGGAGCGCTTCATCCAAGGTGGCATTTGCTTCTCTGGAGCAGCTCAGGCCAGACCGAAATATACGCGCATCGTTAACGCCAAGTGCAAAGCGGCAGATTATCGCCCAACCCTTCACTCGGTTTCATTAGATATCGAATGCAGTGAAAAAGGGATTCTGTATTCTATTGGCTTAGATAGCCCAATGGATAGCCGAGTCATCATGATCGGCCCTCCACAAGAAGCCGAAACACCCATTGAATGGGTCGAGAATGAACTGCAGTTATTAAAAGCCCTTATCACATGGTTCGAACGCTTTGACCCGGACGTAATTGTTGGCTGGGCAGTGGTTGATTTCGATTTTAAATTGCTAATGCGTCGCTGTGAATGGCATAAATTGCCATTCCAAATTGGCCGAGGCAAACAAAACGCGCATTTTAGACAATCCAACACGTCTAATCAGGGGTTTATTACCATTCCTGGCCGCGTCGTTTTAGACGGAATTGATACCCTCAAAACAGCGACTTACCACTTTAGAAGTTGGTCGTTGGAATCGGTATCGCAGGAGTTACTTGGTGAAGGTAAGATCATCCACAATGTTCATGACCGCATGGATGAGATCAACCGCATGTTCCGTGATGACAAACCTTCACTGGCGCTCTACAACTTACAGGATTGTAAACTCGTCAATCGAATTTTCGAACATACGCACCTGTTAGAATTTGCAATCGAACGTACTCGGCTTACCGGTGTAGAGCTGGATCGCTTAGGTGGGTCGGTTGCCGCTTTTACTAACCTGTATTTACCACAATTACATCGCGCTAACTATATTGCCCCAAACCTACAACCTGAAAATTGGTTGGCAAGCCCAGGCGGCTACGTCATGGACTCCATTCCCAACTTGTATGACTCGGTATTGGTGTTGGACTTTAAGAGTCTATACCCTTCTATTATTCGTAGTTTCCTCATTGATCCTATGGGGCTTATAGAAGGGTTGAAGCTTGAAGTAGGTAACACGCCTTCGACCTCCGTAGCCGGATTTAGAGGCGGGCAATTTCACCGTAGCGCCCATTTTCTACCAAAGATGATTCAAGATCTTTGGGCTGCTCGCGATGAAGCCAAAAAGAACAACGACAAAGCATTTTCTCAAGCCATTAAAATCATCATGAACTCTTATTACGGCGTATTAGGTTCATCAGGCTGCCGATTTTTTGATACCCGCCTAGCCTCGTCCATCACCATGCGCGGGCATGAAATCATGAAGCAGACCAAGGTGCTGATAGAAGACAAGGGTTATGCCGTTATTTATGGTGATACAGACTCCACATTCGTCTCCCTGAATGCCGCCTGCAGCCAAGAAGAAGCCGATAAGGTTGGACAAGCCCTAACCCAGCATATTAACCAATGGTGGACCGCTCATTTGCTGGAAGAGCACGGGTTAGAATCTTGCATCGAGCTTGAATACGAAACCCATTATAGAAAGTTCTTAATGCCAACGATTCGGGGCTCTGAGGCAGGTTCTAAAAAACGCTATGCGGGCTTGATTAAACAACAAGACAAAGAAAAAATCATCTTTAAAGGGCTTGAAAGTGCGCGCACCGATTGGACTCCACTTTCACAAACTTTTCAGCAAACCTTGTATGACATGGTATTCCACGACCAAGACCCGAGTGATTACATACGAGAATACGTATTAAAGACACAAGCTGGCGAATTTAACGACCAGATGATTTATCAAAAGCGCTTACGCCGCAAGTTGTCTGAATATCAAAAGAACATTCCACCACAAGTGCGTGCAGCAAGAATGGCCGATGAGAAAAATGCGGAATTGGGTCGGCCATTGCAATATCAAAATCGCGGCCGAATCGAATACCTAATTACGGTTAACGGCCCCGAACCTAAAGACTACCTGACCAGTCAAATTGATTATCAGCACTATATAGATAAGCAACTCAAACCGGTAGCCGATGCCATATTGCCATTTATCGGGTTAGATTTTGAATCTCTCAACGCGCCTCAACTCGGCCTCTTCTAA
- the uvrY gene encoding UvrY/SirA/GacA family response regulator transcription factor — translation MINVFLVDDHELVRTGIRRIIEDVRGMNVAGEADSGEEAVKWCRTNHTDVVLMDMNMPGIGGLEATKKILRFNPDVKIIVLTVHTENPFPTKVMQAGASGYLTKGAGPDEMVNAIRMVNSGQRYISPEIAQQMALSQFSSGSDNPFKELSERELQIMMMITKGEKVTDISEQLSLSPKTVNSYRYRLFSKLDISGDVELTHLAIRHGMIDTETL, via the coding sequence GTGATAAATGTTTTCCTTGTAGATGATCACGAGCTGGTTCGCACAGGGATACGACGTATTATTGAAGACGTCCGTGGTATGAACGTGGCAGGGGAAGCTGACAGCGGTGAAGAAGCGGTAAAATGGTGTCGTACTAATCATACTGACGTCGTCTTAATGGACATGAACATGCCGGGTATCGGCGGTTTAGAGGCCACTAAGAAAATTTTACGTTTTAACCCAGACGTTAAAATTATTGTTTTAACCGTCCATACAGAAAACCCATTCCCAACCAAAGTAATGCAGGCTGGGGCATCGGGCTATCTAACAAAAGGTGCAGGGCCAGATGAAATGGTGAATGCAATCCGTATGGTTAATTCTGGTCAGCGTTATATCTCACCAGAAATTGCCCAGCAGATGGCATTGAGTCAATTTTCTTCTGGATCAGATAACCCGTTTAAAGAGCTATCTGAACGAGAACTGCAGATCATGATGATGATCACTAAGGGTGAAAAAGTTACCGACATCTCAGAGCAGCTGAGTTTGAGCCCTAAAACAGTGAATAGCTATCGCTACAGACTGTTCAGTAAGCTTGATATTAGCGGCGATGTTGAATTAACTCACCTTGCGATTCGTCATGGAATGATAGACACAGAGACTTTGTAG
- the uvrC gene encoding excinuclease ABC subunit UvrC, with the protein MSEAVFDAKSFLSTVTSQPGVYRMYNAESTVIYVGKAKDLKKRLSSYFRAKVDNEKTRALVSHIDKIDVTVTHTETEALILEHNYIKQYLPKYNVLLRDDKSYPYIFISGHKHPRLSMHRGAKKKKGEYFGPYPDSGAVRETLHLLQKIFPVRQCEDTVYANRTRPCLMYQIGRCAAPCVSSVINDEDYAELVGYVRLFLQGKDQLVLETLIAKMEQASMALRFEDAAKLRDQIQAIRRVQEQQFVSEDSMDDLDVLGFSHENGIACIHILMVRQGKILGSRSHFPKIPNNTDRQEVFESFLSQYYLSHSETRTLPSKLILNDDLLLDQEPMRAAISNIAGRKVTFHTNPNGVRSKYLKLANTNALTAITTKINHKMTITQRVKALQEEFGFESIRRMECFDISHTMGESTIASCVVFNHEGPVKQEYRRYNITGITGGDDYAAMGQVLERRYSKQLDVDKIPDIIFIDGGKGQLNRAYEIITQHWEDWPKRPRLIGIAKGVTRKPGLETLITTDGEEFNLPSDAPALHLIQHIRDESHNHAIAGHRAKRGKTRRTSSLEGIEGVGPKRRQALLKYMGGLQELKRATVEEIAKVPGISNSLAENIYQALKQ; encoded by the coding sequence GTGTCTGAAGCTGTATTCGATGCAAAATCTTTTCTAAGTACTGTCACCAGTCAGCCCGGCGTGTACCGAATGTATAACGCCGAGTCGACGGTGATTTATGTCGGCAAAGCCAAAGATCTTAAAAAGCGCCTTTCCAGTTATTTTCGCGCTAAAGTTGATAACGAGAAAACCCGCGCATTAGTCAGCCATATCGACAAAATCGATGTGACCGTGACGCATACCGAAACCGAAGCGCTCATTCTTGAGCACAACTACATCAAGCAGTATTTACCAAAATACAACGTGTTACTGCGTGATGATAAGTCTTATCCCTATATTTTTATTAGTGGTCATAAACACCCGCGTTTATCTATGCATCGTGGCGCTAAAAAGAAGAAAGGGGAGTACTTTGGTCCTTATCCAGACTCTGGTGCTGTACGTGAGACTTTGCACCTTCTGCAAAAAATATTCCCAGTAAGACAATGCGAAGATACGGTTTATGCTAATCGTACACGGCCATGCTTGATGTACCAAATTGGGCGCTGCGCAGCGCCTTGTGTATCGAGTGTGATCAATGATGAAGATTATGCCGAGCTGGTTGGGTATGTGCGCCTATTTTTGCAAGGTAAAGATCAACTCGTACTCGAGACATTAATTGCGAAAATGGAACAGGCGAGCATGGCACTGCGCTTTGAAGACGCCGCCAAACTTCGTGACCAAATCCAAGCAATTCGTCGTGTGCAAGAACAACAATTTGTTTCTGAAGACAGCATGGACGATTTAGATGTGCTCGGCTTCTCCCATGAAAATGGCATTGCCTGTATTCACATTCTAATGGTCCGTCAGGGTAAGATTTTGGGCAGTCGTAGTCATTTCCCTAAGATCCCAAATAATACGGATAGGCAAGAAGTGTTCGAGAGCTTTCTTAGTCAGTACTATCTCAGCCACAGTGAAACGCGTACCTTGCCGAGCAAGCTAATTCTTAATGATGACTTGCTGTTAGACCAAGAGCCGATGAGAGCCGCTATTAGCAATATTGCTGGACGTAAGGTGACATTTCATACCAACCCTAATGGTGTGCGCAGTAAGTATCTAAAATTGGCTAATACCAACGCGTTGACGGCAATTACCACTAAGATTAACCACAAAATGACCATAACCCAGCGAGTAAAAGCGCTGCAAGAAGAATTCGGTTTTGAGTCTATTCGCCGTATGGAATGTTTCGATATCAGTCACACTATGGGCGAAAGTACGATTGCCTCGTGTGTGGTGTTTAATCATGAAGGCCCAGTTAAGCAAGAGTATCGCCGTTACAACATCACAGGCATTACCGGCGGTGACGATTATGCTGCGATGGGGCAGGTGCTAGAGCGCCGCTATTCCAAGCAGTTAGACGTTGATAAAATCCCAGACATTATCTTCATCGATGGTGGTAAAGGGCAGTTAAACCGAGCTTATGAAATCATCACTCAGCATTGGGAAGACTGGCCCAAGCGGCCACGTTTGATTGGCATTGCAAAAGGGGTGACTCGAAAGCCGGGCTTAGAAACCTTGATCACCACCGATGGCGAAGAGTTTAATTTACCAAGCGATGCGCCTGCATTGCATTTGATCCAACATATTCGAGATGAAAGTCATAACCATGCCATTGCCGGTCACAGGGCAAAGCGTGGAAAAACACGTCGCACTAGTTCTCTAGAGGGGATCGAAGGGGTCGGACCGAAACGTCGTCAAGCCTTACTTAAATATATGGGCGGATTGCAAGAACTAAAACGTGCAACTGTTGAAGAAATAGCCAAAGTGCCAGGTATTAGCAATTCTTTAGCAGAAAACATCTATCAAGCATTGAAACAATAA
- the pgsA gene encoding CDP-diacylglycerol--glycerol-3-phosphate 3-phosphatidyltransferase, producing the protein MRFTIPNILTLLRLILIPVFVVVFYLPYQWAPVAAAMVFWVAGFTDWLDGLLARKLGQTSRFGAFLDPVADKVMVATALILITEDYASIWITIPAITMIAREIIISALREWMAEIGKRASVAVSWVGKVKTVAQMFALWVLIWQHNEIMVWVGYAALYIATILTYWSMMQYLKAAKDDLLDEKHQ; encoded by the coding sequence ATGCGTTTTACCATACCAAATATACTTACTTTACTGCGTCTGATACTTATCCCGGTATTTGTGGTGGTTTTCTACTTACCATACCAATGGGCACCAGTTGCAGCTGCAATGGTATTTTGGGTGGCAGGCTTTACTGATTGGCTTGATGGCTTATTGGCCCGAAAGTTAGGCCAAACCTCTCGTTTCGGTGCATTTCTTGACCCGGTAGCCGATAAAGTCATGGTGGCGACCGCCTTAATCCTGATTACGGAAGACTACGCGTCCATTTGGATAACCATTCCCGCTATTACAATGATTGCCCGTGAAATTATTATTTCGGCATTACGAGAGTGGATGGCGGAGATTGGCAAGCGTGCTAGTGTGGCCGTTTCTTGGGTTGGTAAGGTTAAAACTGTCGCGCAGATGTTTGCTCTCTGGGTGCTTATTTGGCAGCACAACGAAATAATGGTTTGGGTTGGTTATGCGGCGCTGTACATCGCGACAATTTTAACCTACTGGTCGATGATGCAGTACTTAAAGGCTGCAAAAGATGACCTTCTTGATGAAAAGCATCAATAG
- a CDS encoding GGDEF domain-containing protein yields the protein MNSAKWLSYLVDDIRHLPTTASADEVLQKLQNLQILANKQNIHVPLEYQAVYEGYAQYRNGELIPAMKQFFDCVSLCNSAHQEYLLHFSYFNIGTIFGMLGDHLHASEFLTKAENIQNFQDDILYALIQNNIGDLLEQLDKNEEALTYFSKAISLVETLGQHEYSLLSYINVANVYIKLNRLPNSLATLQHLKPLIQSNERYLSFYYQAKGRYFQVQGKYKEAEQRFLSAILAIKNCHHQYYQAEMTLDLCHVLLETRQFERLDVYLNEGLDLAKQVGTDKLIDDFNDLLLKRMDEQDDFKDKQRNYDLLLHSYQKARQSARARETSYLQQIYQLNMDRLKLESAQDINSNLSMVNNIGQYISTCDNFKDIISQLTNDLSRLFIIDTLAIAFYHPDKQQMHIEHYYDEGEVKQPFSLTFGDEASFFEYCARNNRPLYFNNMDAQKKQQLLNGTAIHEGNNSLMFAPISIDGKVKAVFTMQSIQCFAYQTYHYELFLQLATYMSIAIENQLNRKKLTKLSQTDHLTQLWNRQSLDIHFEDLMLTPPKQLSFLMFDIDCYKEFNDHYGHIKGDETLVGIANLISDFFGCVEAKVYRYGGDEFVVIVHSHSAEHVSNHVTRLQEALYQFNLPNAKSHCADRLSLSIGIAHIQNQAQKLTLSHCLHKADMALYQAKRMGRNRYVEQYYT from the coding sequence ATGAACAGCGCTAAATGGTTGTCATACCTCGTCGATGATATTCGCCATTTGCCAACAACCGCAAGTGCAGATGAAGTTCTTCAGAAACTGCAAAACTTGCAAATATTGGCAAACAAACAAAACATTCATGTCCCACTAGAGTATCAAGCAGTTTATGAAGGTTATGCTCAGTATCGTAACGGTGAGCTTATTCCTGCCATGAAACAGTTTTTTGATTGCGTCTCGCTGTGCAATAGCGCGCATCAAGAATACTTACTGCATTTCTCTTACTTTAACATCGGCACCATCTTTGGCATGCTCGGTGATCATCTTCACGCAAGTGAGTTTCTAACCAAAGCCGAAAACATACAGAATTTTCAAGATGATATTCTATACGCCTTGATACAAAACAACATTGGCGATTTACTAGAGCAACTAGACAAAAATGAAGAAGCGCTAACGTATTTCTCTAAGGCCATCTCTCTTGTTGAAACCCTAGGCCAGCATGAATACTCACTTCTTTCGTATATCAACGTCGCGAATGTCTACATAAAACTCAATCGACTCCCTAACTCATTAGCCACGCTGCAACATCTTAAGCCTTTGATCCAATCAAACGAGCGCTACCTCAGCTTTTACTATCAAGCGAAAGGTCGATATTTTCAGGTTCAAGGCAAATATAAAGAAGCAGAGCAGCGCTTTTTGTCCGCTATTCTCGCCATCAAAAATTGTCATCACCAGTACTACCAAGCCGAAATGACATTAGATTTGTGCCATGTTTTACTTGAGACACGCCAGTTTGAGCGGCTTGACGTCTACTTAAATGAGGGGCTGGATCTCGCCAAACAAGTGGGTACGGATAAGCTCATTGACGATTTTAATGACTTGTTGCTCAAGCGGATGGATGAGCAAGATGACTTTAAAGATAAGCAAAGAAACTACGACCTACTACTTCATTCTTATCAAAAAGCACGTCAGAGCGCTCGAGCGCGTGAAACGTCTTATTTGCAACAGATCTATCAATTGAATATGGATCGACTCAAATTAGAGTCAGCGCAAGACATCAACAGCAATTTATCGATGGTTAATAACATTGGCCAATACATTAGTACCTGTGACAATTTTAAAGACATAATCAGTCAGTTGACCAATGACCTTTCAAGGCTGTTTATTATCGATACCCTTGCGATCGCTTTTTACCACCCAGATAAACAACAAATGCACATTGAGCACTATTACGATGAGGGCGAAGTAAAACAGCCATTCTCGTTAACATTCGGTGATGAAGCATCCTTTTTCGAATACTGTGCAAGAAACAATCGTCCCTTGTATTTTAATAATATGGATGCTCAAAAAAAGCAGCAATTACTCAACGGTACCGCTATACATGAAGGGAACAACTCTCTCATGTTTGCACCAATTAGCATTGATGGAAAAGTGAAAGCCGTCTTCACTATGCAATCAATTCAATGCTTTGCTTATCAAACCTATCACTATGAGTTGTTTTTACAGCTAGCAACTTATATGTCCATTGCCATTGAAAATCAGCTTAATAGGAAGAAACTCACCAAACTGTCTCAAACGGATCACCTAACCCAGTTGTGGAATCGACAATCTTTGGATATTCACTTTGAAGATTTAATGCTGACGCCGCCAAAGCAGTTGTCATTTTTAATGTTTGATATTGATTGCTATAAAGAATTCAATGACCACTATGGCCATATTAAGGGAGATGAGACGTTAGTTGGCATTGCCAATCTAATTTCTGACTTTTTTGGTTGTGTTGAAGCAAAGGTGTATCGATATGGGGGTGATGAGTTTGTCGTCATTGTGCATTCACATAGCGCTGAACACGTGAGTAACCATGTAACAAGGTTACAAGAAGCCTTGTATCAGTTTAACTTGCCCAATGCAAAGTCGCACTGTGCTGACAGGCTCTCTTTGTCTATTGGAATAGCGCATATACAAAATCAGGCTCAAAAACTTACCTTGAGTCACTGCCTACATAAAGCAGACATGGCGCTCTATCAAGCCAAACGTATGGGCCGAAACCGATATGTAGAGCAGTACTATACGTAA